CCGGGCCTGCTGATCTTGAAGAAGTCCTGCAACTGCGCATGCGCCTGTTCGACAAGCTGGTCGATTTTAATAATGGCAAAGGTGTCGATGAAGATTTGTTGAAATCGACCAGAGCCTACTTCAGCGATGCCTTGCAAAGCGGCGCTTGCAAAACCTGGGTAGCCGAGGCAGATGGGCGTCTAGTTGCCTGCGGCTCACTCGCCATCTTCATCCGTCCACCGTATCCGGGTAACGTGGCAGGTAAGGATGCTTATCTGCTCAATATGTACACCATGGCAGAATATCGCAAGCAAGGCCTGGCCAGAAAGATATTGCAACAGGCCATGCAGTATGCCCGTGAACAGGGCTTTGCAACAATCTGGCTACATGCCACTGAAGATGGGCAGGCTTTATATGCGTCCGAAGGGTTTGAGCCG
This is a stretch of genomic DNA from Undibacterium sp. KW1. It encodes these proteins:
- a CDS encoding GNAT family N-acetyltransferase; this translates as MTIVIREAGPADLEEVLQLRMRLFDKLVDFNNGKGVDEDLLKSTRAYFSDALQSGACKTWVAEADGRLVACGSLAIFIRPPYPGNVAGKDAYLLNMYTMAEYRKQGLARKILQQAMQYAREQGFATIWLHATEDGQALYASEGFEPSAKYMEWEVGAGV